The window GGCCTGCCTCCAGGTGAGCTGGTGGCCGTCGAGGGCGACTTCGGCAAGCGGGACCTCCTCCCCCGCCCCGTGGGCGACCCCGGTCAGGACACTGTGCTGTCGGCGAAGTTCGACCACCGCCTTGATCGTGCCGATGGGGGTCGAGATGGACAGGTCCCAGGTGCCTTCGACAGACATGCTGCTGTACTTCCTTACGGTGCGTGCGGTGAACAGGTGCCCGAGAAGGGGCGTGGTCAGAGGCCGGTGGGCACGGGGCCCTCGGGGCGCCAGACGGTGCCGCGACGCTCGTGGGCGAACAGCTCCTCGACGGCGTGGGCGATCCGGGGGCCCACTTCGCGCTCCAGCAGGTACAGGCCCAGGTCGAGCCCGGAGGTGACGCCGGCGCCGGTGACCAGGTCGCCGTCGTCGACGACGCGGGCGTGAACCGCATGGACGCCGGTGGCATCGAGCATGTCCAGGCCCATGTGGTGGGTCGTGGCGTGGCGGCCCTCGAGCAGGCCGGCCATGGCCAGTACGAGCGAGCCGCCGCACACCGCGCCGACCGTCACCTGCGGATTGTGCATGGCCGCTCTCAGCAGCGCCGGCAGTTCGGTGTTCAAGGTGCGGCCCAGCAGCACGGGTATGAGGTCGTCCTGCTTCTGTTCGCCCGTCCCGGCCTCCAGGTCAGGTGTTTCGCCGGGCTCCCCGACACGGCCCGAGGCTCCGGGAACCAGGACCAGGCCCGCACGGCCGGGGTCGAGAGCGGCAGCCGCCTGCAGCGCCAGCCCCCCGGTTCCGC is drawn from Streptomyces sp. NBC_01717 and contains these coding sequences:
- a CDS encoding DJ-1/PfpI family protein, which translates into the protein MHAQIVLFDGFDPLDVIAPYEVLYAGGTASGGAVSVELVSAEGPRAVVSGTGGLALQAAAALDPGRAGLVLVPGASGRVGEPGETPDLEAGTGEQKQDDLIPVLLGRTLNTELPALLRAAMHNPQVTVGAVCGGSLVLAMAGLLEGRHATTHHMGLDMLDATGVHAVHARVVDDGDLVTGAGVTSGLDLGLYLLEREVGPRIAHAVEELFAHERRGTVWRPEGPVPTGL